A genomic window from Solanum stenotomum isolate F172 chromosome 10, ASM1918654v1, whole genome shotgun sequence includes:
- the LOC125841645 gene encoding LRR receptor-like serine/threonine-protein kinase FEI 1: MDKICCPKKVGGLNIKGCRNWNIASVGKLLWQLSEKKDSLWVRWAHGIYIKADGNIWAHKAPVDSSWSYNKLLGQQRRWRIAELVWTVVAQPKHRFILWLAEQRRLLTKERLANMHIPVEDGTCCLCNGQQIETTMHLFAECDWLKQVSSKILTWDDVQLLPGEVKQVLESIKAKHWKPFKKEIVAAADIVIVQIEKEIVVRLDLLKLSRKAHRCRGYIQKLIWKYEKKNTHFVLIASVCALLLVALICFCGYFLCKKLRTNDGRGLTVDVGTGASVVMFHGDLPYSSKDIIDKLEALTEEEIIGLGPFGTTYKLRMDDGNIFAIKMKKGFDRYFSRELEILGSLKHRYMVNLRGYCNSPTLKFLMFDFLSGGSLDEVLHERSEQLDWNTRLIIIMGAAKALAYLHHDCWPRIIHGDIKSSNILLDGNFEARLSDFGLAKFLEDEESDITTIVAGTFGYLDPDYMQSGRATEKSDVYSFGVLVLEVVSGKRPTDASFTDKGVNIAGWLKFLATENKQRDMVDPHCRLVKTESLDALLSVATQCVSSNPEERPTMQTIVQIIDTIVSPCPSNSNSDG; this comes from the exons ATGGATAAGATTTGTTGTCCTAAAAAAGTTGGTGGTTTGAATATAAAGGGATGCAGGAACTGGAATATAGCTTCTGTTGGGAAATTGTTATGGCAATTATCTGAGAAGAAGGACTCTTTGTGGGTGAGATGGGCTCATGGTATTTATATAAAGGCTGATGGAAATATTTGGGCGCACAAGGCTCCTGTTGACAGTAGCTG GAGTTATAATAAGTTACTAGGACAACAAAGAAGATGGAGGATAGCTGAATTGGTATGGACTGTTGTTGCTCAGCCTAAACACAGGTTCATATTGTGGTTAGCTGAACAAAGAAGATTATTGACAAAGGAAAGGTTAGCTAATATGCATATCCCAGTTGAAGATGGTACATGTTGTTTATGCAATGGACAACAGATAGAAACTACAATGCATTTATTTGCTGAGTGTGACTGGCTTAAGCAAGTAAGCTCAAAAATACTGACATGGGATGATGTGCAGCTACTACCAGGTGAAGTTAAGCAAGTGCTGGAAAGTATCAAAGCTAAGCATTGGAAGCCATTCAAAAAAGAGATAGTGGCTGCT GCAGACATAGTGATAGTCCAGATCGAGAAGGAAATTGTAGTGAGATTAGACCTTCTTAAGTTGTCTAGGAAAGCTCATAGGTGTCGAGGATACATACAGAAATTGATTT GGAAATACGAAAAGAAGAATACGCATTTTGTACTCATTGCCTCTGTCTGTGCACTGCTATTGGTGGCATTAATATGTTTCTGCGGCTATTTCCTCTGCAAGAAACTGCGTACAAATGACGGCAGAGGCCTCACAGTGGATGTTGGTACAG GTGCATCCGTTGTGATGTTTCATGGAGATTTGCCTTACTCTTCGAAGGATATCATCGACAAGTTAGAGGCGCTGACCGAAGAAGAGATAATTGGCTTGGGGCCTTTTGGAACAACTTACAAGCTCAGGATGGATGATGGCAACATATTTGCTATCAAGATGAAGAAGGGATTTGATAGATATTTTTCGAGAGAGCTTGAAATTCTTGGAAGCCTTAAACACCGTTACATGGTAAATCTGCGAGGTTATTGCAATTCACCAacattgaagttcttgatgtTTGACTTCTTATCCGGAGGTAGCTTAGATGAAGTTCTGCATG agaGATCTGAGCAACTAGACTGGAACACACGGTTGATTATAATAATGGGAGCTGCAAAAGCGTTGGCATATTTACATCATGATTGCTGGCCTCGAATTATACATGGAGACATAAAGTCTAGTAACATTTTGCTTGATGGAAATTTTGAGGCTCGACTATCTGATTTTGGACTGGCCAAATTCCTGGAGGATGAGGAGTCTGACATCACAACCATTGTAGCTGGCACATTTGGGTATTTGGATCCAG ATTACATGCAGAGTGGTAGAGCTACAGAAAAGAGTGATGTTTATAGTTTCGGAGTTTTGGTTCTTGAAGTGGTAAGTGGGAAGCGGCCCACTGATGCATCATTCACTGACAAGGGCGTCAACATTGCTGGCTGG TTGAAATTTCTAGCTACGGAAAATAAACAGCGGGATATGGTTGATCCACATTGTCGACTGGTAAAGACGGAAAGCTTGGATGCATTGCTTTCCGTTGCCACACAATGTGTCTCTTCCAATCCCGAGGAGAGGCCAACTATGCAGACAATCGTACAAATTATTGATACGATTGTCTCACCTTGCCCCAGCAATTCAAACTCCGACGGATGA